TCAGGAAACCTTTCTGtttggaaaaaataatttatatcacTCATTATAATATAACATGTATTATTCATGTTATATttcactatatggctaaaattatgtggacacctgaccattacacccatatgtgcttgttgaacatcccaatcCAGGTTTAGTTACCTATTTGCCATTATAaaatcctccactcttctgggaaggctttccactagattttggagcatgcctgtggggatttgtgttcattcagctacaagagcattagtgaggtcaggcgctgatattcaatgttccagttcatcccaaaggtgttcagtgtgtatgaggtcagggctctgtgcaggacactcgagttcttctacttcaaccttcacacaccttgtcttcatggagctcactttgtgcacaggggcattgtcatgctggaacagggttgggcctcttagttccagtgaagggaaattgtaatgttacagcaaacaaagacattctgtacaattgtttgcttccaaatttgtggcaacagtgtggGAAAGAACCAcagatgggtgtgatgatcGGGTGTCCAAAAActcttggccatatagtgtatttgttttCATTGAACAATAATTCTGGATTTGACTTGTTAGTGTTTAATTcagtgtataaatgtataattcttTAAAAGCACTCAAgttaaatctaatttttttctaaaatacacGTATGcctaaatgatttaaaaatacaaattctaTATATATTCTGCAAAACACGGTTTGAACATTAATATAAGGATAATTCATAAACAAGCATATTCATTTTTCAAGGATGAcaatttgtttgaatttattttaaatatatatttttaggaaAGTCGATAATGTTTGTGATTTCCAGGGAAAACACtattcattttgaataaatgtttCATTAGAAAAGGTCATGTCAGTTCTGTtagaaaactattttaaaatattaaacatcaaaaacaaacaaggaaaTGATTATTGAGgagttataatgcatttattacatatattaaaatCTCTGGGTGATGTGTGAACACATCATGCGCTAAAGAGTTAATAAAGAGGAATTGAATCTGTGCCTTCTGTTGCTGAAGGCGTGATGAAAACGTGACCAAGCCGGCGTTTAAAATGGCCGCTTATTGGTCACCTACAACCCTTCAGTGAGCCTATCACTGTCGACAAGTTCGTTATTTTTTCAAAGGACCCCTGGTGTCTATTTAGCTGCCTGCGAAGAAATCTATCTGCCATggagaataaatataaatttgtgtattgtattttacTCGCTATAAAGATAGTGTTAGTAATCTGTAACAGCTGTTTTGTGTGATGTGATTAAAACAGTTTGTAGTTGTAATGTTGTGCGTTTgtttgtgtagatgtgtgtattTTGATCAGGCAGCACGCGGGCGCCCCGCTCCTGCTGTTTACTCGAGTCAGCTGCTTTTATCTCTTTTCAGTTTCCTCGTAGTTTCGAGGAAACTTTCTGCTGCAGCTGGAAAATGAGTCGGATATTGCGGCTGATGTGTGCAGACTGCTGTAAGTCAGGATGGGAGAGTTGGAGAAGAGGATACAGCGCGTTTAACTGTCATTCAGCCGCAGTGTTAAAGTTCAGGGTAAGCAGttaggtttgtttttgtttggattGGCTCCGCCCACTTTCCGGGGTACACTCTGTACAATTCAGAATATTATactaattaaactaattaaactaATTCATCTTCCGGTCAAGAAACTTGAAATGTATTCctctaaatataaatgtaaataaattccatctaaatgtgtgtattatttgtttaaacatGTGTCTGTAGCTGCTTGTACACTCAGCCTGTTGATCAATGGGAAGGACACagattctgtaaagctgctgaaaaatataaataaaaaataacatcataataaaatttaatcacATTGAATTGATAatcagaattactggcaccttCCATGAAAATAAGCAAAGTGTAATAACACGTGCAACTAATCTTATGATCTTAGTTTAAAGTTAACATGTTTTCAGGCATAACACCGTTTtcttaatttattgttttgtttgcaaGATACGatttcaaaattattagcacccCAACAAtgacatattcatattcatattcaaagcATATTCATTTGACAAGGATGATGATTGGggtttatttcaaatacatttcaaatatctaaaaataattttctttaatgcttttattttgcaaaaCTTAAATTCTTAAATTTAGGAGAATgataatttgttcatttgtttgcatttatttaaaagaataataataaaaaatatacagtactgtgcatatTTTTGTCTTAGTATAATAAGTCTTAGACACCTTATTTTTTCGGAccaattttgttatagatgtttatttgatgaTTTGTgtattattgagtcagtacaaagacattctatatttctaaacattacttTTCTGACCAAAAATGAACTGTTACAGAAAGAAAGTTTGTAtgtcattatatattatattattagcaaCGTGTTATGTAAAGGACCACTTtccagacaaaaaacataatggagGCTGCTGTCAATGTCCCAGAGAAGCTCAGTAAAACTTGTCAGCAAATTTCTGTAAAAAACTGCACTATTGTacctgggatgttttttttttttaaaagcaaaggcttgtaaaacaaaatattgactttgtttagtttattactctttactgctctttattaAAAGTGCTCTGCAGCAtttttaagacttttgcacaatactgtatatatattttacaatactAGTCAGTAATGTCTGTTTTCTGGAGAAACTTCTattatctggaaaaaaaaagaatcattttcattaaaggaaaaaagtaagTAGTTTTTCcagttctttttttcatcttcagtaagtgctgcatcctggtcagagtcacagtggatccggaggctatcccgggaataccgggcgtgaagcaggaatacaccctaagTGGTGTACTGTTTTCTCTTTGTGTGCCGAATGAGAACACCAACCTGATATCAGTTTCTTTATTGTCACAGTTTCCAGCGCCTGCAGCGTGCATTCCAAAGAGCTACCGAGCAGAGTATTCGTTCTCTCGTGCCATTCTCCGTTCTctcaaagggtgccaataattctagagcTGGCTGTATATACAGAATACATCCTGTGATCCGTGGTGTTTCCATTTAACCTGAATGATAACTAATTAAACCTTTTATTTCTTAACAGAATTTTTCATTGCATCGAGTGAAATTAAGATTAGGATCCAATGAATCGCTGCTGTCACAGTCACGTGTCTTCTCCAGCAAACCACCAAAAGGTACTTTTTATGTTGCAAAGTCTACAGTATCCTACATCTTAATAATTTAGggattttattgcatttatagCACTgtctgtaaacttttttttgacaCCTACACAGGATTTGAGAAGTTCTTTCCAAAGAGATCAACAGCAGAACCCAGAGGTAAATCATTCTGAAACCGGACTTGcgttaaaaacataaaaacgtCCTGCTTAATACGGACTATATGATAACATTGTTTATAGCACATCTCTGTtgaatgttcattcatttctgtaacagcagctttgacggTGGTTCCGAccacaaggcaaatcacaggtttaacaTATTAACATTCGCATTAAATACGTTAAcgattctatagtaacagctcattcacagggacttgaacagctgatgctccacataaacagattaaaaaagttTGTAGTtgttaaagttttctgtaaggagacgtttatttaacatttatggaaggagtctccagtgtcaatgctttgtacCAGTAACGTTAccttttccgacatcttcaggacagaggagtttaagctttgtggtttctcagtagctgaatttgtcttattaacttcatgagaaaggaaaaggaaaaaaaaaaaaaaaaaaggaaagactgtttatagctgctgtaacgtaattcacggatgttccactacattaaatgtaactataaatagataaataatacataaatacataaatgcagttaaaatattgtaattgtttacaaaatagctgtggtataagaggaatataacatttgttgttattggaaaataatcagctttggatGGTAGGAGGAActcggcttcatcacaccaccctgtcgttgattatttttctgtaacagcactccCCCAAGTGCTTTATGCCTCTGTATCTTGTACATACTAtgatttattcttctttaaTGTTGATTGCTCCCTTGTGAAGTGTGAGTTCTGAGTGAAAACTGACTCGGATTATGACTCTGCAGAGAAATCCAGTGACCCGGCATCCCAAAGACGAAGAGGTGGAGCAGGAACAGGTGGTGGCGAGAAGAAGGAAGATGGCAGTTGGTGGTCTCGCATCCTACGAGTAAATATCCCTCGTTTAATCACTTGCAGCTGACTTAATTGTGCAATACGGAGGATCTTTGTTGATATGAtcttgtgatttgcagctgcgctattgtcagagctgctgttatagaatattaatcaacaatcagaaacgagaattCAGCAGTCAAATGTTGATGCCTAAAGTGCATATGATGATGAATTACTTGACAGGGAATAGAAAGAGACTTGAGGAGATGTTTTGCAGCTTGCAGTCTCTTAGCaaacttcctgtttttgatGATTTCAAACAGATCTCATAAACCTTAAACTTTCTGATTATGTAACAGAGAGACGTCCCGTGGGATGAGAAGCATTTCTGGAACGTCCTCTTTGCAGGAGCTGGGATGCTGGTgacttttctttatttacactTCAGAGATGAAGGAAGAGAGATATCATGGAGGGAGTTTGTTAATTACTACCTCGCTCGAGGCCTGGTAAGAGACGATTCATTTAAGATTTAACCTAAACCCTGAATGATTTCAAACCATGACTAATGGACATAATGATAATCCACATGCTGCAGAAACTCCAAAATTACTGACACCCTTAAACAGGCAGTTGGAGAAAATATCTGTATTTCCTAAAGAATTCATTCTCATAATAACTTATTTTAAGAAAGATTATGTGGCAAAAATATTGACGCCCctgaacatattttaaataaatgcgaATGCATTTTCTCGATTTGccttaatatacagtatttttttaagtagCGCTCAAGAAACTCTTGTATCTTTTGACCAGATCAAATAAAGTCAGCTTTATTTTCTGCATATTGCACAATGAAATGAGATAGTGAGCTTTATCAGGGGGCAGAGGGGAAACACATGCAAAATCTGTAATTTTGTTAAACATTATAGTAAGAGACTCCATGCTTTTATTATGTCCAGGGGTGAGGATTCACGAAATACTAATTGCGGGGGTGCAGATACTTTTGAAACTAGAgttttgcaagaaaaaaaatcactactgTTAGTGTCAGAGTAAAACTGTACAGCATATCCATATGTTTTAGCTCAGAATAGCACTAATtgcatttgttatttattttatataggcgtattcattttttatcattttaataaagggtgccaatacttttgaagCTTAGAGTGTAACAGGAATTCAGCTGCAGCATGTGTGGCATTTGGTTTATTGATGGATTACGAAGCGAGTGAACGGTTCTGTGCAGGTCGAGAGGCTGGAAGTGGTTAATAAACAGTATGTCAGAGCGCTTCCTGCTCCCGACGTCAACACAGCAGAAGTGGTGAGTCATTCATCGTTCAGCTGTACCGCTGTACCGCTGTTATATACCCAATCAGATCACTAATATACTTTGAGTGTACTGAtaaaaactgcataaatgtgtgtgcaaatgtttgtaTACCCTTAGGGCACGATAAAGTCGacacataaggaataaaacacaatgggacgtactgttataggaaaatattaacGATTATACCAGCATGCTCTGAATGGTTTTATTCGGTCAGAGCTGTTGTtctagacaattaatcaacatcttctcaccaaacagatttgagaattcagcagcgctgcaGAAGTAGTTTAATTGTTTGATTGTTGTCTTGttatgtaacatttcatttttaacatgttggatttctattttttttaggagattaaaatagaaaaagaggGGCACCTTTACCCTTTCTTCCATTCAAAATCTATGGGGGATACAAAGTTTTGCTCACAGCATAGCAATATGTTCTCCTTCTTATCCATTTTTTGTCAACATGCTGTACATGTGATTTCATAAGCATAGTTTATTAGTAGAGGAATACGTAATATTCACAGTATTATAATAGAGCAACTCATTATTGTGGAAACTGCTagcatattttgaaaatatactTTTACTAATATATTTTACTATGATAAATAGATATAGTTGCGAGAATCTCTTTTAGTATTTAGTAATTTCAATTTAAATCTAAACACTATAGAAATCCGAATTGCTTTTCTTGGGTTTTTGCCttgtacctttttttaaattttaaaccaAGTGAGCCATTGTAAAATTGCACGTCACACCTGGAGAGAACAATTTTCTCTTAGCATCAACATGTATAGCATAATATTAGCTCAGATTTCTTTATCACACTGTAACATTATACAGATATACCATTACCCACATGTTTTGCATACTTTCAAACTCATGAGTTTTAACTGAAGTcatgattatattttttgatTCTGCAGAGTTATGTTTGGTTTAACATCGGTACCGTGGACACATTTGAGAGGAATTTGGAGCAAGCAGAACAAGAGCTGGGTTTGGAGGATTCACACAAGCTGCCGGTGCTGTACAGCACTGAGAGAGATTGGTGAGTCTGTCGCAGTTAACAGTTTGGCCAGTTTATTAGATACGCTACAGTAAAGCTCCATGTCATCGATATCTCTTATTGCTTCACATCAAAGTACATTTGTCATTGCATTCTTGGCAGGTTTGATATTCATTTGGACACAGACTCAGTTATATTTTTACTCTTtgcttttttccacttttagtATGtagtgaataaaacacttcttggCATGCTGTGGTAGGAAAGGAATCAATGTCCCAGTAGTGTGATGTGtcctgacatgaagcagagtcactgttaccagcccaaagttgattattttccaataacagcacttcgCAAAGTATcatattcctcttataccacagcaatttttaacATTGAATAATAGAATAACAcgatgtactttttatccatttaaagttacatgtaatgttgtgaaacgtccacgaaacaggttaccaagaaactgcaaagcccagCGTCCTCTGTCCTTAGAtacatgactgttacaaagcactgacactggaggctccttccataaatgttaaataaatgtctccttaaaaaaaaaacttcaccatattaacaattatatttttatatatatatatatatatatatatatatatatatatatatatatatatatatatatatatatatatatatatatatatatatttttaatctgtcCAACACAGAAGTGACAATACGTCACACATTTAGAAAGATcttgtgtctgtttttataaataatattctttGTGATGTGTTAGAGATTGCAACTTAATTACCGGTTATAAAATAGTGAACACAACATGACTGTTAAGTGTTGATTAACCTGACAGACTTCTTATTCCTATcttattaaaaattaacacGTCTTTTTTATCCACTCTTCTTGTCCAGGTCGTTCCTCGTGATTTTACTCCCGCTCGTTGCGCTGCTTGGTTTGCTCATGTTCAGCTCGAAGCAGTGGAAGCCTGGAGGATGGCAGTACAGGAGAGGAAACAATATCTTTAGGATGACTGAGTCCAAAGCTAAGATGATCAGAGACAGCATTAACGTCAGGCTGAAGGATGTTGCTGGCTGTGAAGAGGCCAAGCTGGAGATTTTGGAGTTTGTCAACTTCCTGAAGAAGCCCAAACAGTACCAGGAACTTGGTGCCAAAATCCCAAAGGTATAATGTGAAATGATGTGTAATGATGGGCTTTATGTTTGTACTTGAGatgatgtgtgttgttttgaCCCGAGATCAGTGTGTGAAGTGGTCTTGACTTTCATCCTCGTACCATTACTTCCAtgctttatttatgtattactttgtcttgtttttctttggTCGAATATCTGCATCTGTTTCCCATCAAGTAGGAGAAGCTCTGTGGAGGACATGGAGTGCAAGCTAGTGATGCGCACGAGTACTTGAAATTCAGTTTTCTTTGACAAACTAGAAAAACACTGCGGTGTAAATAGCAATATAAGTTTTGAGAAATTATGAGAAAATTAAGAGTTAAGAGAAAAGAATGTGGACACTTGCAGGCTGATTTTTTTGTATAACATTATCAAAAACAAAGTGGATCAATCAAATCTGGGTTTAACTTTCGTTCAGCTTatcttctctttcttcattAGTGATAACTGTGGTCGATCATGTTCTTACAGGGCGCAGTGTTGTCAGGTCCACCCGGCACAGGAAAGACCCTGCTGGCCAAAGCGACTGCTGGTGAAGCTGGAGTTCCCTTCATAACAGTCAACGGCTCAGAGTTTCAGGAGATGTTCGTCGGTGTTGGAGCAGCCCGGGTGAGAGCTGTaccattttataataatgaagTCTTCTACTTAACTACTTAATTAATGAACTACTCATGAACAAATCTGACGTTAAAAGTTCGTCAAGTCATGTTGAAAGTCAAGTGTGTTCATCATTCTCTTCAACAACTTCAGTGGCATCAGTTTGATAGTGCCGTTGACTTTATCAGCTTGATTCAGGACTTCATGAGCTGTGTGAATGTGAGGCAGTGAGTAATCCACAGTCATGCAGTAAAACctgatggggcatgctgttataggaaaataatcaacaactggttagtgtgatgtggcccagtgtgaagcagagttactgtcaccaccccagagtgttttatttctcttatactacaggatcttatttattaaagaatgtactttttatctggtTTTAGTTAATGTTGTGGTACATTAATGAGACAAGTCAGGTCCTGTTAATGTGCTGTAACATCagcctttcttctctctctcttgaagttattaaatgaaaaaatgcagcttgttgcagagaaactgcaaagccctttATCCTggagactttcctgtgctggacaactttactgttacaaatcactgacactggagactccttccataaagaaaacttcaccatatgatgcgataacgtattagaatgagtccattaatataaacctgtgattttgtCCTATCGCTGGATCTACTCTctgagctgttgttatagaaaatttatcaacagCGTCCGACtaatcagaatgaagaatgcAACAGCGCTGTGCTATAATACTGATCAGATAACAATTTCCCTCACATAAACTATTGCTGTTATATAGGGTTACCCGTAAATGTCTTGGAGGCCCTAAATAAGGTGTCAggccaagggtgccaatatttttacaGCAGAAACATCTTTATCGTCTTCACACAATCTTCTGGATATTGAGTATGCTGTTATCTGCAAGGATTTCAGTGCCAGCTTTGCTGATATCTGTCTTATTACCATGTTTGTTTGAATGCTGTAGGTGAGGGACACCTTTGCGCTGGCCAGAAGACACGCCCCCTGTATCCTCTTTATTGATGAGATCGATGCAATGGGCAGGAAGAGGGGCCGAGGGCACTTTGGTGGGCAGAGTGAGCAGGAGAACACACTTAACCAGCTGCTGGTGGAAATGGATGGTACGTTTGAACCGATTGTAAAGGAGCCCTGAGTAATGTTTAGTAGAGTAAATGTAGTACTGCCCTCTGCTGGCCACGAGGTAAACTGCAATTCTAATGATAACATTGACACCCCTGTTCCCCTTCTTCACAAATACTAATTGTTcacttttttctgttctgtttctttatttttattgtgttttattctgtttttttatttgttccttTCTAATCGtttattctgttctgtttctctgtttaatCTGTTCTAttatatttctgtcttttaaTCTATTCTAATCCtcttttctattctgttctgttattttctgtttgtttatttacaccattttattttattctgtttctttatttaaaggattatattctattttcttttatttctttctttattctgttctaatcatcttttcttttatgttctattatattccatttcttttttattatactattttcttatattttatttcattgtttcatttattttatttcattctatcatacatttctttatcatatatttctatctttatttatttctattttctgtctttattctATTCTAATCTTTTATTCTATTCAGttctattgttttcttttttttatttaaactaccttatttcttttctttattattcaattataatcctttttttctgttctgttctgttatgttctgattggctcttgtattttatgatgcaataacacttgTGTACAAAattaattctgtatttttaatgaggtattcaacttcctgttttttaagaaaatacagcaaaaacGCCACAGTGATCATTTTTAATTCTGAAAGATTTTTCCCAGCTCATTTAAAGGGATCTGGAAATAACGATTTTTATGAATTGTCCTCTCCACTAATACAGCATAACCTTCACCATATAATTATTTCCTTATCATGATATACCATCTTATTGCTTAATACATAAATCTggaaaatttcatttaaaattttgttttcaGTGTCATTATGAGTCATGTCCACGTGGCcattattaatgaatgtgtgtgctgttttgtgtttttcattgtcTCCAGGCTTTAACAGCAGCACTAACGTCGTGGTTCTGGCTGCCACTAACCGTGTCGATGTTTTAGATCCGGCACTTTTGAGACCTGGACGATTCGACAGGCATATTTACATAGGTatgaattctctctctcttaccttcTCGTACTAGGGCCTGCTGTAGAAAGCAGCGTTTGTGAGTTGGCCAGATAACGTACTGTAAATTATCACATAAGTGaatattttttccttctgtaTACAAGGATTCTCCAAAATCCAGATCAGTTACCATGACAACTTTAAGCTCAATCCAGTCGAATGTTGAATATAAGTGATaaatgttattcttttttttattttacatcttACTGACATTATATTATCTTATTGTCAAGATTTAGTGGCCTTCCTCTTACATgattttgtatctgtttattttttaggtGCCAAACCGTTTAGGAAAGCTACAGTACACTAAAGTGTAATTTTACAACATTTTACAAGTGCTGTAAATTTAAGACAATAACTCTCTCTAATCTTCTGAGACTTGAGGTGAAATTAGAGGTTAAGGTATAGACATGgggaaatattaaataagtatAAAATGGTAAATACAAATAATGATAAATGTAAGGATTTTTGAAGACTAATAAAGGAcattttatgaagaataatgaaaTACAATGCAGATTTATTCATATAGCACGTTTTATCTACAAGGCTGTTCATGGtgtttgaaatgaatgaatatgaaaaaacagttaaaatataACAGTTAATGTGAAAAGGATAGAATATAAAGTAGGTTAAAATgaagtttaaataataaatagaatattatttaagaaagtaaaaaaaatgaagcatgcAAATATTTATGAAGGTAATGACTTTTTTGCAAGCAATGActaattgttttgtttctttgtttttttttaagaaactgaCTGCTTATGGGTTTTAAATTTTTCCATGACTTCAGTTTGTCAGAGATTTGgttatgtatttataatatgcttttttttttttttttttcccgcatTCAGGGGATTTGCCTTATTTAACTCTGGCCTGAGTTTAGGATTTTGCAAGCCTTGTTTCTGGAACTGACCTTTTGCTTTAGATACGTTTATAGAGACAGTAATAACTTTTGTCTTCCCACATGCTTCGTGTGTGAGTTTTCCTGGCAAACATCTCCCCCCTCATACATGTACAACTGATTTAAGAAGCAATGCGGTACAGCTGTATTATGTCAGCAGGGATTGCTGTCGTGGTGTTGGAACTGATTTATCTCTCATTGCAGAGAGCTTTTCCCCACTTTAGCACAGCTGGCTCAGTGGAACATTCCAGTTACGGACATGGAAAAtggagggagagtgtgtgagagaataaagggagagagagtgcgGGAGGTAGTGAAAGTACATCTGCTATTCCTGGAGGAGTTTTGTAAACACTGAGGCTCTTGTGGGCTTCGGAGCAAATGCttctcatcatcttcatctgggtGGTATAAAATTCCctccctcctttcttttctccccactttctttttctctccacttctcctcctcctcctcctcctcgtcctctgTCTCCACGTCTGTCTTTCCAATGCAGGACCGCCTGATATTAAAGGCAGGGCTTCGATCTTTAAAGTGCACATGAGGCCACTGAAGCTGGATTCCAGTTTGACCTCAGATAATTTGGCGAGAAAGCTGGCTGCTCTCACACCTGGCTTCACAGgtaagaataaaatacagagATTTTATTTACTCCACATTTCACATGGTCATgaacatttataattatatatataaaataaaaaaaaattctgttccATGTTTCTTGATCATTGTTTcttgatcattttttttgtgtgatatttataatttcatcgtattaaaatcttatttttttatattaaatgtattt
The genomic region above belongs to Pangasianodon hypophthalmus isolate fPanHyp1 chromosome 6, fPanHyp1.pri, whole genome shotgun sequence and contains:
- the LOC113526563 gene encoding AFG3-like protein 1 — its product is MSRILRLMCADCCKSGWESWRRGYSAFNCHSAAVLKFRNFSLHRVKLRLGSNESLLSQSRVFSSKPPKGFEKFFPKRSTAEPREKSSDPASQRRRGGAGTGGGEKKEDGSWWSRILRRDVPWDEKHFWNVLFAGAGMLVTFLYLHFRDEGREISWREFVNYYLARGLVERLEVVNKQYVRALPAPDVNTAEVSYVWFNIGTVDTFERNLEQAEQELGLEDSHKLPVLYSTERDWSFLVILLPLVALLGLLMFSSKQWKPGGWQYRRGNNIFRMTESKAKMIRDSINVRLKDVAGCEEAKLEILEFVNFLKKPKQYQELGAKIPKGAVLSGPPGTGKTLLAKATAGEAGVPFITVNGSEFQEMFVGVGAARVRDTFALARRHAPCILFIDEIDAMGRKRGRGHFGGQSEQENTLNQLLVEMDGFNSSTNVVVLAATNRVDVLDPALLRPGRFDRHIYIGPPDIKGRASIFKVHMRPLKLDSSLTSDNLARKLAALTPGFTGADIANVCNEAALIAARHLSPAVTSRHFEQAVERVIGGLEKKTRILQPAEKTTVAYHEAGHAVVGWFLEHADPLLKLSIIPRGKGLGYAQYQPKEQYLFTREQLFDRMCVMLGGRVAEQVFFGRITTGAQDDLRKVTQSAYAQITQFGMSESVGQMTFDLPQQGELVLEKPYSEATAELIDQEVRSLISKAFERTHQLITEKRELVEKVGKRLLKNEVLDKADMVELLGPRPFAEKCTYEEFVEGTGSIDEDTSLPEGLKDWDKESDTSQHNGSSQQHKEFIYL